From the genome of Lutzomyia longipalpis isolate SR_M1_2022 chromosome 2, ASM2433408v1, one region includes:
- the LOC129790721 gene encoding uncharacterized protein LOC129790721 yields MVLLQRIKWLILILSGCTFIYLLVLNFHTVNDHRDFAVYLQKLRMISDKLVRIGWDDTTVDQWRRSLEVHEDTAAQAHCMLNNIIIALPGETLQDHLWEYISLLVLRERWKNSGISLGVFLAPKSKKALVDVLQKVHMDSVEEYSSSCLDFKQAKILGHETNVELEHHPIDIPRLFLLERGAKRYMEVIHGDLQWLRGTVVLKKTLQDEAKKKVAAFKQTFGRNSTKEVFLVGLHFGPNHFPFNVPTETYRAAVKSVQLWHENAGVLVLCPKSRMQFCQDNFDDDPRVRVLQAEDQKNSLALLMHCQGNIIRSDLTFIAALLNDGEAVVLQSGVSEFDPAATVAHLLPKWIMLEN; encoded by the exons ATGGTTCTGCTGCAGAGAATAAAGTGGCTCATCCTCATCCTCAGTGGTTGCACCTTCATCTACCTTCTCGTACTGAATTTTCACACCGTCAATGATCACCGAGACTTTGCCGTGTACCTGCAGAAGTTGCGAATGATCAGCGATAAGCTGGTACGGATCGGTTGGGATGACACAACGGTGGATCAATGGCGAAGATCTCTCGAAGTTCACGAGGATACTGCAGCACAGGCTCACTGTATGCTCAATAACATCATCATAGCCCTTCCAGGGGAGACCCTTCAGGATCATCTGTGGGAGTACATCTCACTCCTGGTGCTGAGGGAACGGTGGAAAAACAGCGGCATCTCCCTTGGAGTCTTCTTGGCGCCAAAATCAAAGAAAGCTCTCGTGGATGTTCTGCAGAAAGTTCACATGGACTCCGTGGAG GAATACTCAAGTAGTTGTTTGGACTTCAAACAAGCCAAAATTCTCGGGCATGAGACGAATGTGGAGTTGGAGCATCATCCCATTGATATTCCGAGACTTTTTCTCCTCGAACGAGGGGCCAAGAGGTACATGGAGGTCATTCATGGTGACCTACAGTGGCTTCGTGGAACGGTGGTGCTGAAGAAAACCCTCCAAGATGAGGCAAAGAAGAAAGTAGCTGCATTTAAGCAGACTTTCGGGCGGAATAGTACAAAAGAAGTCTTCCTTGTTGGTCTCCACTTTGGCCCCAATCACTTCCCCTTCAACGTGCCCACAGAGACGTACAGGGCAGCCGTGAAGAGTGTTCAACTGTGGCATGAGAATGCTGGTGTGCTCGTGCTGTGCCCCAAGAGTCGCATGCAATTCTGTCAGGATAACTTTGACGATGATCCCAGGGTGCGTGTCCTCCAGGCAGAAGATCAGAAGAACAGCTTGGCCCTCCTGATGCACTGCCAGGGAAATATTATTCGTAGTGATCTCACCTTCATTGCTGCCCTCCTCAATGACGGCGAGGCTGTCGTCCTGCAATCCGGCGTCTCGGAATTCGATCCCGCAGCCACGGTGGCGCATCTTCTGCCCAAGTGGATAATGCTGGAGAATTGA